A genomic segment from Antedon mediterranea chromosome 6, ecAntMedi1.1, whole genome shotgun sequence encodes:
- the LOC140051487 gene encoding DNA-binding transcriptional regulator BolA-like — translation MLRTTRLLLFNPNSAKFSNASGVVEKTIINKLVHHLQPSVLDVSNESYMHNVPHGSETHFKVVIVSEKFKDKKLVQCHRLVNDTLKEELSGHVHALSIQAFSPEQWNDNDAIVSNSPKCLGGKARETKDRNLKDS, via the exons ATGTTACGAACAACAAGACTGTTGCTGTTTAATCCAAACTCAGCTAAGTTTAGCAATGCTAGTGGAGTGGTGGAGAAGACTATAATCAACAAACTTGTTCACCACCTTCAG CCTTCAGTTTTGGATGTTTCCAATGAAAGTTACATGCACAACGTACCCCATGGTTCAGAGACTCATTTCAAAGTAGTTATAGTATCAGAGAAATTCAAAGATAAAAAACTTGTGCAGTGTCATCGTTTGGTGAATGATACGTTAAAGGAGGAATTAAGTGGACATGTTCATGCATTGTCTATACAG gCATTTTCACCAGAACAGTGGAATGATAATGATGCCATTGTTTCGAACTCACCAAAATGTTTAGGAGGGAAAGCAAGAGAGACTAAGGACAGAAATCTTAAAGATTCATGA
- the LOC140051486 gene encoding inositol polyphosphate multikinase-like has translation MQSPVLQSAGGVQKQEENDIKLPDSDSQRPTTPPLPTDCEPLSHQVAGHVHGKGKTKIGMLQYKDGTILKPFQRPSRGQKEALFYQRVFSPDPTLPLKVPMETLQPFIPCYYGTVAFKEDPNLYYLKLEDVTKKYRKPCIMDVKIGCQTYEDSATQFKKENAKIKYPNMLKVGFQISGMRIYYANSNKYEYYDKSYGRHFEEDTVIEGLKKFFQFDENFQFEAVTEMLYLLYRLEDWFVHQNMFHFISSSILFVYEGDKSDDSVLKVKPCDSIPKLVPKNYTSKANEVFDKEEVTTENGIQNSWYVDHFTGKPIISESVLRPNCLLCDDCSCSCEEQQLPNDKMHTQMNKCNNGFSGDIILLDRIKNMKPNGCLENKTCFPDKMSLAKKLNSNLENEKCENDEKENGLKSSNLVDLKMIDFTHVIEGNTRDNNYLFGLRKLIQNLEVLKGTQTK, from the exons ATGCAGTCTCCTGTCCTGCAAAGTGCTGGTGGTGTACAAAAGCAAGAGGAAAATGACATCAAATTGCCAGACAGCGATTCACAAAGGCCAACAACACCACCGTTGCCCACTGATTGTGAGCCCCTCTCCCACCAAGTTGCTGGCCATGTTCATGGCAAAGGCAAAACAAAAATTG gcATGCTTCAGTATAAGGATGGCACAATTCTAAAACCATTTCAACGGCCAAGTCGAGGGCAGAAGGAGGCTTTATTTTACCAACGTGTCTTCTCTCCGGATCCTACATTACCTTTAAAGGTTCCCATGGAAACACTACAACCATTTATACCTTGTTATTATGGAACTGTTGCTTTTAAAGAAGATCCAAATC TGTACTACCTCAAGCTTGAAGATGTGACCAAGAAATATAGAAAACCATGTATTATGGATGTTAAGATTGGATGCCAAACATACGAAGATAGTGCCACACAGTTCAAGAAAGAAAATGCAAAGATCAAATATCCAAATATGCTAAAAGTGGGCTTCCAGATTTCCGGTATGCGG aTCTATTATgcaaattcaaataaatatgaatattatgaTAAGTCCTATGGACGTCATTTTGAAGAAGATACAGTCATTGAAG gcCTTAAGAAGTTCTTCCAGTTTGACGAGAACTTTCAGTTTGAAGCTGTAACAGAAATGCTTTATCTTTTGTATCGGTTAGAAGATTGGTTTGTACATCAAAACATGTTCCATTTTATCTCCAGTTCCATATTATTTGTGTACGAGGGAGACAAATCTGATGACAGTGTCTTAAAGGTTAAACCGTGTGATAGTATTCCAAAGTTGGTACCAAAGAATTATACATCCAAAGCTAATGAGGTATTTGACAAGGAAGAAGTGACAACTGAGAATGGCATTCAAAACTCTTGGTATGTTGATCACTTCACCGGTAAACCAATAATTAGTGAATCTGTGCTTAGGccaaattgtttattatgtGATGACTGTTCTTGCTCATGTGAAGAACAACAATTACCAAATGATAAAATGCACACACAAATGAACAAATGCAATAATGGATTTAGTGGGGACATTATCCTTTTAGACAGAATAAAAAACATGAAACCAAATGGTTGtctagaaaataaaacatgctTCCCAGACAAAATGAGCCTAGCTAAAAAACTAAATAGCAATTTAGAAAACGAAAAATGTGAGAATGACGAGAAAGAAAATGGTCTGAAATCAAGTAATTTAGTAGACTTGAAAATGATTGATTTTACACATGTTATTGAAGGTAATACACGggataacaattatttatttgggTTAAGAAAATTAATCCAAAACTTGGAAGTTCTTAAGGgtacacaaacaaaataa